A stretch of DNA from Campylobacter concisus:
GCCCATAGGCGAGAATAAATTTAGCGTCTATATAAGAGCCAGAGTAAGCGCTGGTAGCGTTTTAAATTTTCCTGATAATCTAAAAGTAAATGTGCTTGAGCTAAATGACGATGGCACAAGGGTGGTAAATTTTACGCAAAATGGCGTTTTGCTTGATAACGTTCGCCTTTTTAGTGAGCTTGAAAAGATTGGTCACGTCCCGCTTCCGCCATACATTAAAAGGGCTGATACAAAGGATGATGAGAGCTGGTATCAAAGCATATTTGCCAAAAATAGTGGTGCAGTGGCAGCTCCGACAGCTAGCCTTCACATAAGCGAACAAATGCTAGAGCAGATAAAAGCAAAGCATGAAGTCGCTTACATTACGCTTCATGTTGGCGCTGGGACATTTAAAGGCGTGGAGTGCCAAAATATAAATGACCACAAAATGCACTCAGAATTTTACGAGCTAAGCGAGCAAGCTCAAGAGATTATAAATTCTAATAAACCAATTCTTGGCGTTGGCACGACGGTTACTAGATGCGTTGAAGAATTTGCAAGAAGCAAGCAAGCAAATGGCTTTTGCAAGCTATTTTTAAACCTAAATAATAAGCCTATCAGGCAAAACTACCTTCTTACAAATTTTCATCTACCAAAATCAACTCTAATAATGCTAGTTACCAGCTTTATAGGGCTTGAAGAGACGATGAGGATTTATAAAACGGCAGTTGATGAAAAGTATAGATTTTACTCATACGGCGACGGGATGTTGATAATATGAAAGATAAACCTATCGATATCATAAACAGAATGGAAATTTTCCTTAGTGCCATATACCAAGACGCACAAGACACTAAAAATTCCATCATTTTTAGCTACGATCCAAGTTATCCAAGGCTTTTAAAATTTGATGCTACAAGTCTCATAAAAACACTTGAAAATATTTGCAAATTTTTCCTTTATTCTACCGAATATGCAGACATTTATATTCTCTTTCAACTTAAAAATTATAGTCCCAAATCTGTACATTTTGACATTAAGATAAAATCTAGCCATAGCGTAATGAGGCCAAGCCACTACTATCTCAGCAAGATAAATAACTATCTAAAAAAAGCAAATGAATCTATGATCTCTCACAATGATGGAGAATTTTTAATATCTTTTAGCGCGGCACTAACGGGCGATAGAGCCATCCAAAGACAAATAAATATCAAAAATCAAACAAATACAAATATCTTAGTTGCTTGCGATGACGATGCTTTATATGACACCATTAGTGCTCAGATAAATTTTTTAGGTCTAAAGGTTATCGGCAAAAACGACATTAGCAATCTAATGAGACATATAAAAGATTCTATTTTTACCCCATTTGTTATTTTTATCGATAGTAAAATTTTAAAAAATGAAGCGATGTTAGAAGATATACTTGAGTTTAAAAATATTAAAAATTTTCGTATTGTAGCCATTTGTAAAAGCGATGAGTCAGCTAACGATCTGCCAAATCATGTCACGGTATTAAAGCAGCCTTTTAGCACAGATAGCTTTCAACTAGCTTTTAAAAATTCGCTTGAGAAATAGACCGATTTTTACTTTTTAATTTATCCTAAGATATCTTTTTAAAATAATAGTGGCTGAAATGCTATCTAGCCTACCATCTCGCTTTGTATTTGTGTAAATTTCACTAGCTTCGCTGCTGCTAAAGGCCTCATCTTGATAGACAATATTTGCCTTTACATCAAGAAGTGAGACAAAATGCTCGATGCGCCTTCTCATCTCATCTTCGCTACTACCACCGATTGGCACGCCAACCACCAGCGTATCTGGGGCATATTCATTTACCTTTTGGCTCACATCTCTTGCGGCTTGATTTCTATTTTTTCTAAGCACTGGCTCAAGCGGGGTCACGATCTCGCCAAAACCAAAGGCAAGTCCTATTCGCTTTAGCCCAACATCGATCGCCATAAATTTCTCTCTCATAGCACGCTTTTTACTCTTAAATTTGAAATCTCAATAAGCCCATCAAGCTCATATTCGTAGATAATATCACCAAATTTCGCCAATGCATCATCAAGGCTTATGCCATCTTTGCAAAATTTCACGACATCATCATCTATCTTTTGCTCTTCTACTTCGCCAAAAAGTGAGGCAAATTTATGATAGTCATCAATAAGCTCGGCTTTTTTATTTGCAAGCAAAAAAATTGTCCCATCGCTTTCGCCCATGCGTTGTGGCAGTACATAAACTGGGATTTTAAGCTCGTTTGCAAGCCTTGCACTTTGCATCGAGCCACTTTTAAGATCAGCTTGCGCGACAACTAGAGCTTCACAAAGCCCCACAACTATGCGGTTTCGCTCCAAAAATCTATAAGCAAGTGGCGGCTCACCTTCATCATACTCACTAAGAGCCAAGGCTTTGGTATAAATTTCTTTTATCGCCGCTTTATTTTGGCTTGGATAGATGGTATCAAGTCCGCTCGCAAAAATGCCAATCGTTCGTGGCATAGCAGCTTTATGAGCTGCGATATCAACGCCGATTGCTCCACCACTTACCACACAGATATTTGCACTTTTTAGTACTGCGCAAAGTGCTGTGACGCACTCTTTTGTATAAACACTTGCCTTTCTTGAGCCAACAACTGCGATCTTTGGTAAGGATAAAAGCGAAGTATCTCCGATAAAATTTAGCTGCTTTGGTGGATTTTTTAGCCTATTTAGTGACTCTGGGATAAAGTCAAGTCTCATAAAATATCTTTTAAATAAACCACATCAACATCTTTTAAAAGATTATTTTTGCTCTCTTTTATCACTGCGATCGTATTTTTCTTTGGATGTCCAATGGCGATCGCATAGCCTCTTTTTTTAGCCAAATTTACAGCAACCGCAAGTTCACGCCTAACAGCGCTAGCCGATGGATCATCATCTAAAAATATATCTCTTGAAATGTATGGCTGATTATGTTTTTTTGCAGCTCTTGCTACTGCGGTTTGAGCAATAGTTTTACTATCAACAAAGACAAAGCCCTGCTCTATCAGCGCCCTATAAGCCTTATCCATAGCGTCAAAATCGCTTGTAAAGCGCGATCCTGTGTGATTGTTTGTATATTTTGCGCGCGGGAAGTCTTTGCGTATCTTTTTTATCTTAGCAAGTATGCTTTCATAGCTTTCATTTGTAGTCAAAGTACCTATCTCTGG
This window harbors:
- the queA gene encoding tRNA preQ1(34) S-adenosylmethionine ribosyltransferase-isomerase QueA, which codes for MSDINDISSYDYFLPEELIAKEPVLPKEEARLLVYFKNTKEIKHYKFKDLSSLIPEDAAVIFNNTKVIKARILGQKESGGACEVMLNQPIGENKFSVYIRARVSAGSVLNFPDNLKVNVLELNDDGTRVVNFTQNGVLLDNVRLFSELEKIGHVPLPPYIKRADTKDDESWYQSIFAKNSGAVAAPTASLHISEQMLEQIKAKHEVAYITLHVGAGTFKGVECQNINDHKMHSEFYELSEQAQEIINSNKPILGVGTTVTRCVEEFARSKQANGFCKLFLNLNNKPIRQNYLLTNFHLPKSTLIMLVTSFIGLEETMRIYKTAVDEKYRFYSYGDGMLII
- the ruvX gene encoding Holliday junction resolvase RuvX codes for the protein MREKFMAIDVGLKRIGLAFGFGEIVTPLEPVLRKNRNQAARDVSQKVNEYAPDTLVVGVPIGGSSEDEMRRRIEHFVSLLDVKANIVYQDEAFSSSEASEIYTNTKRDGRLDSISATIILKRYLRIN
- a CDS encoding DNA-processing protein DprA, which gives rise to MRLDFIPESLNRLKNPPKQLNFIGDTSLLSLPKIAVVGSRKASVYTKECVTALCAVLKSANICVVSGGAIGVDIAAHKAAMPRTIGIFASGLDTIYPSQNKAAIKEIYTKALALSEYDEGEPPLAYRFLERNRIVVGLCEALVVAQADLKSGSMQSARLANELKIPVYVLPQRMGESDGTIFLLANKKAELIDDYHKFASLFGEVEEQKIDDDVVKFCKDGISLDDALAKFGDIIYEYELDGLIEISNLRVKSVL